A genomic window from Mustela erminea isolate mMusErm1 chromosome 16, mMusErm1.Pri, whole genome shotgun sequence includes:
- the LOC116575478 gene encoding myelin P2 protein isoform X2, with the protein MSNKFLGTWKLVSSEHFDDYMKALGVGLTTRKLGNLAKPRVIISKKGDIITIRTESTFKNTEISFKLGQEFEETTADNRKTKSVVTLSRGSLNQVQKWDGKETTIKRKLVDGKMECKMKGVVCTRIYEKV; encoded by the exons ATGAGCAACAAATTCTTGGGCACCTGGAAACTTGTCTCCAGTGAGCATTTTGATGATTACATGAAAGCTCTGG gTGTGGGGTTAACCACCAGAAAACTGGGAAATTTGGCCAAACCCCGTGTGATCATCAGCAAGAAAGGGGATATTATAACTATAAGGACTGagagtacatttaaaaatacagagatcTCCTTTAAGTTAGGTCAGGAATTTGAAGAAACCACAGCTGACAACAGGAAAACAAag AGCGTCGTGACCTTGTCAAGAGGTTCGTTGAATCAAGTGCAGAAATGGGATGGCAAAGagacaacaataaaaagaaagctggtggATGGGAAAATG gAATGTAAAATGAAGGGCGTGGTCTGCACCAGAATTTATGAGAAGGTCTGA
- the LOC116575478 gene encoding myelin P2 protein isoform X1 — protein sequence MSNKFLGTWKLVSSEHFDDYMKALGVGLTTRKLGNLAKPRVIISKKGDIITIRTESTFKNTEISFKLGQEFEETTADNRKTKSVVTLSRGSLNQVQKWDGKETTIKRKLVDGKMVVECKMKGVVCTRIYEKV from the exons ATGAGCAACAAATTCTTGGGCACCTGGAAACTTGTCTCCAGTGAGCATTTTGATGATTACATGAAAGCTCTGG gTGTGGGGTTAACCACCAGAAAACTGGGAAATTTGGCCAAACCCCGTGTGATCATCAGCAAGAAAGGGGATATTATAACTATAAGGACTGagagtacatttaaaaatacagagatcTCCTTTAAGTTAGGTCAGGAATTTGAAGAAACCACAGCTGACAACAGGAAAACAAag AGCGTCGTGACCTTGTCAAGAGGTTCGTTGAATCAAGTGCAGAAATGGGATGGCAAAGagacaacaataaaaagaaagctggtggATGGGAAAATGGTAGTG gAATGTAAAATGAAGGGCGTGGTCTGCACCAGAATTTATGAGAAGGTCTGA